From the genome of Caloenas nicobarica isolate bCalNic1 chromosome 16, bCalNic1.hap1, whole genome shotgun sequence, one region includes:
- the ACADS gene encoding short-chain specific acyl-CoA dehydrogenase, mitochondrial — MAAAAALFLARGGGTPRALAFGCLRRLHTVYQSVELPETHQMLRQTCRDFAEKELMPLAAQLDREHRFPAEQVKKMGGLGLLAMDVPEAYKGSGLDYLAYSIAVEEISRGCASTGVIVSVNNSLYLGPILKFGSEEQKHQWIAPFTSGDKIGCFALSEPGNGSDAGAASTVARLDGDEWVLNGTKAWITNAWDASATVVFATTDKSLKHKGISAFLVPMPTPGLSLGKKEDKLGIRASSTANLIFEDCRIPKANLLGQLGMGFKIAMQTLDAGRIGIASQALGIAQAAMDCAVDYAEKRMAFGSPITKLQAVQFKLADMAVALEGARLLTWRAAMLKDNGKPFTKEAAMAKLAASEAATAIAHQAIQILGGMGYVTEMPAERHYRDARITEIYEGTSEIQRLVIAGQVLKAYRN, encoded by the exons atggcggcagcggcggcgtTGTTCCTGGCCCGCGGCGGCGGGACCCCCCGGG cgCTGGCCTTCGGCTGCCTCCGCCGGCTGCACACCGTGTACCAGAGCGTGGAGCTGCCAGAAACGCACCAGATGCTGCGGCAGACGTGCCGGGACTTCGCAGAGAAGGAGCTGATGCCCCTCGCGGCGCAGCTGGACAGGGAGCACCGCTTCCCGGCCGAGCAG GTGAAGAAGATGGGTGGCTTAGGGCTGCTGGCTATGGATGTGCCAGAGGCGTACAAAGGATCAGGCCTCGACTACCTGGCCTATTCCATTGCTGTGGAGGAGATCAGCAGGGGCTGCGCGTCCACAGGTGTCATTGTCAGCGTCAATAAT TCTCTGTATTTAGGGCCAATACTCAAGTTTGGCTCTGAAGAACAGAAGCACCAGTGGATTGCTCCCTTCACCAGCGGCGATAAAATTGGCTGTTTTGCCCTTAGTGAACCAG GAAATGGCAGTGACGCGGGTGCAGCATCCACGGTGGCACGCCTGGATGGTGACGAGTGGGTTCTGAATGGCACCAAGGCCTGGATCACCAACGCCTGGGATGCCTCGGCCACTGTGGTGTTTGCTACTACAGATAAATCCCTGAAACACAAG GGCATTAGCGCGTTCCTGGTTCCCATGCCAACCCCTGGGCTGTCactggggaagaaagaagaCAAGCTGGGAATCCGAGCCTCTTCCACCGCCAACCTGATATTTGAGGACTGTCGGATACCCAAGGCCAACCTACTGGGGCAGCTGGGAATGGGCTTCAAAATTGCCATG CAAACTTTGGATGCAGGAAGGATTGGTATCGCCTCACAGGCGCTTGGCATAGCACAGGCAGCTATGGACTGTGCTGTGGATTATGCTGAGAAGAGAATGGCGTTTGGGTCGCCCATCACAAAGCTGCAGGCGGTGCAG TTTAAGCTGGCCGATATGGCTGTGGCCTTGGAGGGCGCACGCTTGCTGACCTGGAGAGCTGCTATGCTGAAAGACAATGGGAAACCTTTCACAAAG gAAGCGGCGATGGCCAAGCTGGCTGCATCAGAAGCTGCAACAGCCATCGCTCATCAG GCCATCCAGATCTTGGGCGGGATGGGCTACGTGACAGAGATGCCAGCAGAACGCCATTACCGTGACGCTCGTATCACCGAGATCTACGAGGGGACCAGTGAGATCCAAAGACTGGTGATAGCAGGTCAGGTGCTGAAGGCCTACCGGAACTGA
- the UNC119B gene encoding protein unc-119 homolog B codes for MSGSKARAAAAAGPEKKPPPGSGGALSRLRGRRGSADAAPRPPWTESDLLALETVRPEHVLGLCRVTENYLCKPEDNIYNIDFTRFKIRDLETGTVLFEIAKPSASEQDEEDEDDSSELDASAGRFVRYQFTPAFLRLRTVGATVEFTVGEKPVSNFRMIERHYFRDRLLKNFDFDFGFCIPSSRNTCEHIYEFPQLSEDLIRLMVENPYETRSDSFYFVDNKLIMHNKADYAYNGGQ; via the exons atGAGCGGCTCGaaggcgcgggcggcggcggcggcggggccggagaAGAAGCCGccgccggggagcgggggggcgCTCAGCCGCCTGCGGGGGCGGCGCGGATCGGCCGATgcggcgccgcggccgccgTGGACGGAGTCCGACCTGCTGGCGCTGGAGACCGTCCGGCCCGAGCACGTCCTGGGGCTGTGCCGGGTGACGGAGA ATTATTTATGCAAACCTGAGGACAACATATACAATATTGACTTCACCAGGTTTAAGATCCGGGATCTTGAAACTGGAACAGTGCTGTTTGAAATTGCAAAGCCATCTGCTTCAG AGCAAGAtgaagaggatgaagatgaCAGCAGTGAACTGGACGCTAGCGCAGGCCGCTTTGTTCGTTACCAGTTCACCCCAGCATTCCTCCGCCTTCGGACTGTTGGTGCAAC AGTGGAATTCACAGTGGGAGAAAAGCCAGTATCAAACTTTCGAATGATTGAGAGACATTACTTCCGAGATCGCTTGCTGAAGAACTTTGACTTTGATTTTGGCTTCTGCATCCCCAGTAGCAGGAATACATGTGAACACATTTACGAATTCCCTCAGCTGTCAGAGGACCTTA TCCGTCTGATGGTTGAAAATCCATATGAGACCCGCTCAGACAGTTTTTACTTTGTGGACAACAAGTTGATTATGCACAACAAGGCCGACTATGCTTACAATGGAGGACAGTAG